One genomic window of Ictalurus punctatus breed USDA103 chromosome 23, Coco_2.0, whole genome shotgun sequence includes the following:
- the gapdhs gene encoding glyceraldehyde-3-phosphate dehydrogenase 2 (The RefSeq protein has 1 substitution compared to this genomic sequence), with amino-acid sequence MSNFCVGINGFGRIGRLVLRACLQKGIKVSAINDPFIDLQYMVYMFKYDSTHGRYKGEVHMEDGKLVVDGQSISVFQCMKPAEIPWGDAGALYVVESTGVFLSIEKASSHLQGGAKRVVVSAPSPDAPMFVMGVNEDKYDPSSMTIVSNASCTTNCLAPLAKVIHDSFGIEEALMTTVHAYTATQKTVDGPSAKAWRDGRGAHQNIIPASTGAAKAVGKVIPELNGKLTGMAFRVPVADVSVVDLTCRLSTPASYSDIKEAVKKASHGSLKGILGYTEDSVVSSDFIGDTHSSIFDAGAGISLNDNFVKLISWYDNEFGYSHRVADLLLYMHSKE; translated from the exons ATGTCGAACTTTTGCGTCGGAATCAACGG ATTTGGCCGCATCGGCCGCCTGGTCCTCAGGGCCTGCCTGCAGAAAGGAATTAAAGTCTCGGCCATCAACGACCCCTTCATTGACCTGCAGTACATG GTCTACATGTTCAAGTACGACTCCACTCACGGACGCTACAAGGGAGAGGTGCACATGGAGGACGGCAAGCTCGTCGTCGACGGCCAGAGTATCTCCGTTTTCCAGTG CATGAAGCCCGCTGAGATCCCGTGGGGCGACGCCGGCGCTCTGTACGTCGTCGAGTCCACCGGAGTCTTCCTCAGCATCGAGAAAGCCTCT TCTCACTTGCAGGGCGGAGCCAAGCGCGTGGTAGTCTCCGCCCCCTCCCCCGATGCCCCCATGTTTGTGATGGGAGTCAACGAGGATAAGTACGACCCCTCCAGCATGACCATCGTCAG CAATGCATCCTGCACGACTAACTGCTTGGCTCCCTTGGCCAAAGTCATCCATGACAGCTTCGGTATCGAGGAGGCCCTCATG acAACAGTCCATGCCTACACTGCCACCCAGAAGACGGTGGACGGTCCCTCCGCCAAGGCCTGGCGCGACGGCCGCGGCGCTCACCAGAACATCATCCCTGCTTCCACAGGAGCTGCCAAGGCCGTGGGCAAAGTCATCCCAGAACTCAACGG GAAGCTGACTGGCATGGCGTTCCGCGTCCCTGTGGCCGACGTCTCCGTCGTGGATCTCACCTGCCGCCTCTCGACCCCCGCAAGCTACGCTGACATCAAGGAGGCCGTCAAGAAGGCTTCCCATGGATCTCTGAAGGGAATTCTGGGATACACTGAGGACTCT GTCGTGTCCTCTGACTTCATCGGTGACACCCACTCCTCCATCTTTGATGCCGGTGCCGGAATTTCCCTGAACGACAACTTTGTCAAGCTCATTTCCTG gTATGATAACGAGTTTGGTTACAGCCACCGCGTCGCCGACCTCTTACTGTACATGCACTCCAAGGAGTAA